The DNA sequence gtgctccccaaccgaggttcgaaccccgaagctgtcaaagtggctaggcattgtgctgcaatgcacagttggagcatttcacatgcgccgaaggggtttatcttgggcctaggaagcctttgggttccccttgacaaagtcaaaaaaaaataataataatcttagATTTGAAAGAAAGATAAGTAATCATTAATTATGATATGCAACTCGAATGAAATATATGCTTCTCCTCAAAACAAAAGGCAAATGTCATTTGTAACTGACCTGATAACATATAAAGCGCTACAATAGACTTTATCGCATTCataatataattgatattttcaatgGTACGCTGTACGCAAAACAATTACTAGTATGTATGTAAATACAATGGAATAACTCATAAAATCAGTAATCAAGTACGTACCTCAAGTAACAACGTTTTATATATTATAGGCAATATCAATTTCATATAACAGTCAACAAATCATAAGTATAGCCAACCTGATCTCATGGCAGATTAATTGTCAttgaaagcaaatttaatttgcAAATATGACTTGATGGAAAATaagcttatatatataaacttaacTGTAACATGCACATATACGTACCTGCTCGTTGGCTACTAACATATATGTATTTTAATCACGATCTTTTAATTTGCTTATGTATGGGAAAGAACTCATATGCATGAAATATGAATTTATATGCCGAATGATATAATTGTAACTACAAAATGATAATATGCATAAAACATATATTTCTTACGGAACAAAAATTAGTTATGCCTAGAAGTGGTTTAGGATTCCTTCGTCTTGGTAGAGGCTAGTGTATGTATATTGCGTCACTAATTCCTCCATCAACTTTGGCATTTGAGAGATTTTTCCTATCAAGAATTAGTTGATATTCAACAATTAATTAGTATACATGCAAAGCAAAATGCAATTAGCATATTCAAGGCCAATATAAACtaataattaaaagaaaaatattaaggtATTCATAAGTtgagaaataaagaagaagcCAAATGTGCGATATTGATTATGACTCCTCGAACTTCATATTGTCCGTCTTTGTCAGAAATTCCGCTAGAATCTTCTCTtagattgttgtaaaaaataTGGGACGGAATTTCTGTAAATTAAAAGacaaaataatatgataatatcttgagaaataagaataatgatatagatgagtaaataaaataaagtaagaaaataatataatatatagatttttatatatgaaaacttatcgagtcgaggcgtgcaagcgcactgtcctaagagaagattcgtcccctactgcacagggttgaatgacgaacttcccccaagatacaacaactcttcGAGCTCCGTCGTGCAGCTAAGAAGCCCCATTGAACCTTTGTCACCCGTGCACTCAAAACGGTGTATAAAtaaagtatgtatatgtataatttgtaagaatatctttgGTAGAGGTATTTGGCTACAGTGGTTGCACTATGGTGGATTATACCATCACGTATACCCTTATTATCTAACAATCTAAATTCCCACACATGTGCATGTTTCATGTCTCACCATATACCTTCCAACCATAGCCACGtacccttatatagggcacacttaccataccatcaatagcctcattaaccatataacggtcaaataataatcatatatttaaaacataaaactgttaaaccataaatagagaaataaacacaaaataaaaataacccccaaaataaataaagaaagaaataaaatatattttaattttaaatcataaaatttccaacatcatgtatattttcatatctatatccctataaagatacgtaatgaccacatttataagctgcatgttcagttattaggaaactaccaaactgaaaaggtagtggagtgcaacgACATCTATTACgtgagaatatgtctcctcgtagtcaatttcaGGGCGTTTGTGATAAGCCTTGTGCCATGAGCAAATATCCTCTGTTTGTCATATGCTtttgttgatttctatgttaaatATGGTTCTAAATAATGCCTCCAGCCAACACGGATAATATTGGTTGTGCCTCATGTCAGCTTCTTTTGTTGTCTTTACATCACCTTCTTCGGATGATTTGAAGTTAAGATACTCGGTTCATGTTTTATCCTAGTGTGTGTATATCTCATATGTGAGATATGCTAATTATGTAATTGTGTCAGAGTGCTGAAATTAATGAGTTGTGGGTTATGATGTTTCTGAAACCTACATTTTTGGTTGTATAGATCAAATTCAAGGTATGAAGAATGGTAGGTTGGTTGACACTGAAAAATTCGTTCTGAAACGcctttttaagtttttttttttggctctgGCATGGCATGCTTTTCATAGCAGAGCATTTGATTAATTCAATGacatattatatttttattatgtttgtGTGGTCAAGAGAAggttctttttctcttttttcaccATGAATTGTCACAGTTTATAATGCGATTGCCAGGTTGCGTCTCTAGGGTCTTCCTTTGTTATTGCTTCTGTTTCTGAGAATGTAAAACTGGCATAAAGGATGATTTCAGGATtgttttgaaaggaaaaaataGTTATTTGTCAGAAATGTATACAGTTTAGGTTTTGTTTAATATTATATACATGGCTTTTGTAAGACTAGGACGTTTTATGCAGACCAACCTATAAGAAACTTGAAGATGGATAAATGTGGCATATTAATTTCCAGCACTCAGTTATATTGTGATTGTGGATAAATGTCAGAACTGTATATAGTCAATGGTACTTCTGTTCTTACTAGAAAGATAAAATTTTAGCCCACGTCCTCAAAATATGCtaccaaggccaatttgatacccgcactcttaaaagtatcaatgtgatacccaaagacgtaTTTTGATATCAACGTAATACTTCTGTCAAAAATCTCTAACGggccgtctgtttgctgacgtggtaAGCATGTGGGCCCCCccaaaaagtgaaatgaccaatatacccttttttttgttaattcattttttttttcatttctttttcttctttttttcgtcTTGTTCTTCTAGGATTTTGTTCTAGCCAAAGCGCCGCAAGCTCCGCTCCTTCTCctccgcaaaaaaaaaaaacaaagaaaaatggcttatgcttcttcttcaacctcagtcttcttcttctcctctctctttcctcTGCTTCTCCTCCCCCCAAACCATCACCAATGCTGCCATCATCCTCTCCAATTCCTgctaaaaaaatcaaatctttctgcACCTAGAAAACTGCTCTTGGCACCCGGCAAACGCCCATGTCTTCTTCTCCGCCATAACCCAGTACATCTTCACTGATCATTAAAATAACACACCTACTGGATCCACTATCGCTATTCAACTACCACCTAAAACGAAACCGAAACATTTAAACACACTTACAAGCAGAGCTCTTCACTATTCCCAGCAACATCGGAAATCGGAAACCCGAAACTCAAAACTCTCTGTCACTGATTCCTTGCCAAAATAGAAGCCTCGGCGTCGTCCCTGAGAATTGAATCGAATCGAAGCAATGTACCTTGAAGCATCAAGAACTCTGAATTGGATTCTTCTCAGCAACTTGAGAGTTCCACAACATCCACGCTTCCCTATAATGTGAAAACAGCTCCTTCAACTCTTGGTTCTGATATTGAGGCCGATAAAAAGCCCCAAGACTCTCCCAGTAAACCTTGTTGATGTCAACACCCTTCCTATCTCTTGGAACCACCACTGGAGCGAAAAGACCAAACTGGTAGCTCTTCGAACTCTCCTTCGAATTCGCCCCACAGCCATCCGAATTGCAGTTCTCAACCTCACCCTAATCTTGAACTCTCTTCTCCATAACCTTGCTCCTCTTACTACTCGAATTCGTCAGATTTGTCCCAAAGCTCCTCTTCTTAGCCTGCTCCAAATTCGGCTctgaattcaaattcaaaccaTCTCTTCTCCCATTCAGCCCCAACCACCTGTACGCCGACTTCCCTGAATCCACCGTatgagtcttctcaatcaaattCACCGACGACAACACATTCGCAGTGTCATAGATCCTCCTCACCTTCGTCCTCATCACTGATACATTCTGTGCATCCCCTACTCCAAGCAGTAATTTCGCAGCTTCATCAAGAGAAATCGATTCCGATCAGGTACACATGAACAACTTCACAAAATTCTACGCCAGAAGCGCCTGAGACTTTTCCCTCTTTGTCTCATCCAGgggattgttgttgttgttgttgttgttattgcaGGCCGCCGGGATCAGAGTTAGATCCAGGCCTTCTTCTCTGAGCTCCTTCAGGGCGTTAGGGACCGCGCCAAAACCCTTCTACGTGTACGTGTTCTTGGACTTTCTTGACGTTTGGGGGGTTTCCAGGTAGGAGGAAGTGGCCATGGTTTAGAGAGAGCTCACAAATCCACAAATCCATTCCCAGAAAATAATCAATTGTGATAGAAAGGAGAGAGGATCAGATTgggaaagggagagagagagagagagagagagagagagagagagagagagagagagagagagagagagagctcgatctgtttttttattttttattttatttttttattttaattaattagtagagaaagacaattttacccttgatAAAAATATCACATGGGACCCAgatgcttgccacgtcagcaaacagatggcgccgttagagatttttgacggaagtatcacgttgatatcaaaataagtctttgggtatcacattgatacttttgagagttcgggtatcaaattggccttggcagtatagtttggggacggtgactgaatttttctctactAGAAATGAGTTTGGAAAGGTCTAGAGTCTAGACATAGAAAAGGAAAGTAGTACGTCTTGCATTGTTCcaggaatttaaaaaaaaaaaaattttttaccCTCTGTATTACCAGTTTAAAATAGGTTTTAGTGCTTCTTGGACGTTGCACTGGCTATATTGGAATTTTATTTGTCCTCTGCATGATTGTTTGATACGTCTGATAGAGAAATCACTCGTTTAGACACTTTAGTGCTTGACacaaacaaaagcatcaacttCTGATGCTGTAATagcattcctttttttttagtttgtgaCATTAATGAGATCTTGCTGGGATATTGTCATCTTTTTGAATTGCATCATGGAATATTGTATTCATTGGATTATTTCGGACTTGGAACGCAGATGATAGAAGTGTCCACCTATTGTACTTGAGAAAATATGAGGTATAGATTCCTTGCAGTTTAGTGCTCACTTGTTTGCATAGATTTTGGCAATACTCTTAGTTAACCAGTTCCTTATTCCCTCTCACTATACAGTAAAACTTGCTACTCCAGAGCAAGACGCATTCTTATGTATATTAGGGATAGGAATAACCTCATAGAGTTAAGGTTTCAATCCATACAGTGAGCATCAATATTATGCCTTAGAGTTAAGGTTTCAAATTTTATCCCATTATAGGATTTATAGGGTTGAGGATtcaatcttatatatatatacattatgGTCCTTAGTTTTTTTCCATTCACCTCTTCAAATTTTCTCTTGCAAATCTACTTTTTGAATCGAGTATGGTGCTTAATTTCATGCCCCATCAATTTTGAAATTCGCATATTCCACCCTATCTATGTCATCAaattcagataaaaaaaaaaactgtcatcaactaaattaaaaatgcatGGAAATAGAACAAGTTGATAATACTCAAACTGGGGATGGGAAAATGGGTTGCGGAGCGGGTATCGGCCGGGCTTGCCTCATAAGCATTGCGGGTGCGGGGGTGGGTTCTCCGTTTACATTGCAGGTGCGGGAGCGGGGAGATCTAAAATGTCGCAAGAATGATGTTGAGATTTAAGTTGGTCAATCAGAATTATTCTTGGCAGCAAGTATAGTTCAAAAAATGAGGTTGAAGAGAGAcaaagtaatagaaaattattGAACATAGGTCTAGTTGGTAACTGTACAGAGTAGCGGAACGTTCTGGTAATCGAGGAAGGTTTCCCTTGGACTCCTCAAATAACTCACCTCTCGGAAGGAAGGTTCTTTCAGATCCTATCTGGCTATCCATTTTAGAGCTGTAAATAGAAGAAGCTACAATTgcgaaaatagagaaaaatctctaaaattttattaGTAATAATAATATCAAACCTGGATATAACAACGCTAAGTTTCCTCATAGAACTAgaataagaaaatgtaaattacGAAATTAACGTAAACCTTATTTGACAAGGAACTAGGAAGCTTCAAAAAACTGTAAGAACTGGAGTGAAATCTGCAACCCCTATAGCTCTGAGATACTATTGCTCGAACAGGAATTGTCATCGACTAAATACTTTCATATTTTTAACTTATTTTGGGcagatttcttctttctttattcaTCATGAATTGATCAGCACCTTCTCCTACATCATGCCGGTGGCACAAAACCTCCTCTGTGAGAACAGCTGTTGTTGAGCAAGGGAGGAAAGGAAGGATTCGAAGGAAACATTCCAGGCCAACAGCTTTCCTCCAAACCAAGAAAGGCCTTGCAACAGTTGGGACCAATGTTTCCAAATTGCAAGCTGAAAATAGAGCGAAAGACTTCCAAAGCACATCCACTAATGTTGGTTAGGGATGACCAACACTTTAGTGCATCCGGCGGCATTCCTGGTGGAAACAGGCCTGGAATCGAAGGAGCATTGGGTGGTAGAAACTGCGCATTGGTCAGCAAGACAGTAGTGCATAGTGCCACTAGTAGCACTGAAAACAATGCTTCAATGTTCCTTGACATGGCTTCTGGGGCTGGCTAGCTAGTATCAAACAAACCTTCTAATATTGGTTTTACAGATTTACTACTTGGTCTGTGAACTAGAGGAAGACATGGAGAACTATTTATAGACATCGGCACTGAGGGATACGTAACGGAGGCTTTATGAGGTTTAAATCAAGTTTGAATTGGGAGTTGGGAATTAGGTTAAGAACAGTTCTAGTCTCATGCCATTGACAGAGGCTTTATGAGATTTAAATCAAGTTTGAATTGGGTTAAGAACAGTTCTGGTCTAATGTCATTGACAGAGGCTTTATGAGGTTTAAATCAAGTTTGAATTGGGAGTTGGGAATTGGGTTAAGAACAGTTCTGGTCTAATGCCATTGAACCTTTACTAAaattaggggagtgaaatttgcaccctcCAAATTGTAAACCACACTCCCACTTTCTATATTTTACActtttataatttcttttacaCATGTTTTCCATTGCCCTTACAAAGACTCACTCTCTcttagggatgacaaaaatccccaTCGGGTAGGGCACCCATagggtattcgaccctaatggAGAGAAATTCGGGGAAAATCGGGTAACAGGGATGAggatccccagtattcgaattctGCAATCGGGTACGGGGCGaggatggtattttgatccccatcctcatacccacccaataagaattatatgaaatacatatatatatatatttgtttatttattatatatatttttttaatattatttagaaataaatatttatgtaaacttcatatttttgtcaa is a window from the Rosa chinensis cultivar Old Blush chromosome 2, RchiOBHm-V2, whole genome shotgun sequence genome containing:
- the LOC112184395 gene encoding uncharacterized protein LOC112184395, with the protein product MSRNIEALFSVLLVALCTTVLLTNAQFLPPNAPSIPGLFPPGMPPDALKCWSSLTNISGCALEVFRSIFSLQFGNIGPNCCKAFLGLEESCWPGMFPSNPSFPPLLNNSCSHRGGFVPPA